Below is a window of Leucobacter sp. Psy1 DNA.
TCACGGGTGGCGATAAGACCGTGACGTCCCTGCTGATTAAGGGCAACTATCCCCCGGTTGGTCGTCTGTTTCCGACGGAGGTAGATAACTATGCGGTAGTGAGCTCGGCAGAGCTCGCCGAAGCGGTTGGCCGAGTTGGACTGGTGCTCGAGCGCGAAGCTGCGCTCAGGTTCACCTTCTCCGAGGGGAGCGTGACCCTCGAGGCCGCTGGATCCGAGGCTGCTCAGGCGGTTGAGACCGTCGATGCTCATCTGGTCGGCGACGAGATGGTCGTCTCGCTGAAGCCCCAGTTCCTCCTGGATGGCCTGCGTTCGACTCACTCGGAGTTCGCTCGTATCGCATTCACCCGGACGGACAACCCGGGCAAGCCCGGCCCCGTGTTAATCACGAGTCAGCGCAGCAAGGACGACACCGACGAATCCGAGTTCCGGTACCTGCTGCAGCCAAACCTGCTCCTGCGGTAACGGGTGCTTCATGCGGGTGGCACATCTCTCGCTCGCGGATTTTCGCAACTATCACCACGCTGAATTGCCGCTCGCTCCGGGCGCGAATCTGATCGTCGGGCGGAACGGACAGGGCAAGACGAATCTCGTCGAGGCGATCGGATACTTCTCTGGGCTGCGATCCCACAGAGTCTCCCAAGACGCTCCGATGATCAGAGCAGGTGCCGATGCTGCGATATCCCGGATGCGTGTCGCCGTGGGGGAGCGGGAAGTGCTGCTCGAGCTGCAGTTGAACCGGGATCGGCCGAATCGTGGTCAAGTGAACCGTGGGAGCGTTCCCCCTCGTGAGGTCACGCGATGGTTCTCATCGGTCCTCTTCGCGCCCGAAGACCTCTGGATCGTTCGTGGGGATCCGTCGACTCGTCGTCGCTTCCTCGATGAAGCGGTCGCAGCGTACCGTCCAGCGATGAGTGGGGTTCTTGCGGACTATGAACGCGTCCTTCGTCAGCGCACTACTCTCCTGAAGTCTGCTCGAGGTGGTGGATCGAGGCGGTCCGCGGCCGAAGCGACAATTGGTGTCTGGGATGAGCAGCTCGTCGAGTTCGGCTCTCGCATTATCATCGCGCGGCGGGAGCTTCTCGCTCGGCTGTCTGGGCCCGGGCGCGACGCCTATCACGCACTGGTCAATGCGGATCACGGCTTCGCTCTGGCGATGAAGGAGACGGTCGCGGCACCCTCCGTTTCACGTGAAACAGTGGCTGCAGAGTCCACCACCAGTACGTCGACTGTTTCACGTGAAACAGTCGCGCAGGAGTTCTGGAATTCCCTACAGAGCGCGCGGGACCAGGAGTTCGAACGCGGACTCACGTTGGTTGGCCCGCACCGGGACGATCTCCTGCTCTCACTGAATGATCTCCCAGTGAAAGGTTTCGCTAGTCACGGCGAGACATGGTCATTCGTGCTGGCCCTCAGGCTCGCGATCGCACAAGTGCTGCGGGAGGACGACCCGGCGGGGGATCCCGTTATTATTCTCGACGATGTCTTCGCAGAACTCGATTCAGCGCGGCGCGCTCGGCTGATGGCGGCGGTACAGGACTTCGAACAGGTGATCGTCACTGCTGCGGTTCGGGATGACGTGCCCGAGCATGCTGGCTGGCGTATCGCTGAGATCTCCGGTGGCCAGATTATCGAGGGGACCGATCCTTCCGAACCGGAGAATGCGTTTGAGCGAACGATTTCCGAAGGTTCGATCGCGGAGTCGCCGGGTCGCAGCACGGAGGACCGTAATGACTGACGGTGTGCTTTCCTTCACGTCGGAGTCGTACTTGCACGCGAAATCCGTCTGGAAAGGTGTTCCGATCAGGCGGACCGGCCGGCGAACCGTTGAACAGACCGGTGAGAGTGTGCCGTTCGGAAAGGGACGCGAGCCGAAGCCATTGGAGAGCGTTCTTCAGTTGACCGCACGGCAGATGGGTTGGATAGAGGAACTCTCTCAAGCGCAGATCATCACCGACTGGAGCACGTTTGTCGGTGACCGTCTCGCCGGACACACCGAGATTGTTGGCATCCAGCATGGCATCCTCCAGGTCCAGTGCGATTCGACCTCCTGGGCGACCGAACTGAGGAGACTCAGGGGCGAGATCTTGACGCGTATGATGGAGGAGTATCCCGACGCGGCGATCAGTGACATTCGATTTCTCGCGCCGGGAGCGCCAACATGGCGGCACGGACCGCGTTCGGTCAGGGGCCGGGGGCCTCGGGACACTTACGGGTAGGCCCAGCCGAGTTCCGGTTCTCGAAGACCGGAGGCGCAGATTTTCGAAGCAGGGTCGCTCCCAGGGGACGACCCAAGGACGCAATCTCGCCTGAACGCCCTTATCGGCCCGTTTCCCGGGCGAACATTGATAGACTGGGGTCCGGAGAACCAGGCGTGGAATTTGCGCGCTCTGAGACGGCGACAGAGAGATTAATGAGGGCATGAGTTCAGACACTTCCGCAAGTACAGACGAGTACGGTGCAGGAGCGATTCAGGTCCTCGAGGGACTCGAAGCCGTGCGCAAACGACCGGGTATGTACATCGGCTCTACCGGTCCCCGAGGTCTGCATCATCTCGTATCCGAGATCGTGGATAACTCAGTCGACGAGGCTCTGGCGGGATACTGCGACACGATCGACGTGACGATCCTGGCGGACGGGGGTGTGCGCGTTATCGATAACGGGCGAGGCATCCCCGTTGACATGCATCCGATCGAGGGGAAGTCGACGGTCGAGGTGGTGCTCACGGTGCTCCACGCCGGCGGCAAGTTCGGCGGTGGTGGATACGCAGTTTCCGGCGGTTTGCACGGTGTCGGGTCTTCGGTAGTGAACGCGCTTTCCACGCGGTTCGAGGTCTCGGTGAGCCGACAGGGTTTCACGTGGAACATGTCGTTCACGAACAGTGTTCCCGACGCTCCGTTGTCGCAGGGCGAGCCTACCGATGCGACGGGGACGACGATCACTTTCTGGCCGAGTCCCGAGATCTTCGAGACCGTCGACTTCGACTATGCGACCTTGCGCACGCGGTTCCAGCAAATGGCGTTCCTGAACAAGGGGCTCCGCATCAAGATCACCGACGAGCGCCCGCAGACCCCCGTCGAGGACGAAGGGGGGGAGGACGTCACCCCCGCCGTACTGCACGACGAATTCTTCTACGAGCGCGGCATCGAAGACTACGTGGAACACCTGAACTCGACGAAGCGCGCTGAGCTGGTACACGATGACATCATCGCTATCGAGGCGGAGGACACGTCTCGAAAGATTGCGGTAGAGATGGCACTTCAGTGGACGACCGCGTTCTCGGAGAGCGTCCACACCTACGCGAACACCATTAACACGCACGAGGGCGGGACCCATGAAGAGGGATTCCGAGCCGCGCTCACCTCGCTCGTCAATCGGTACGCCCGCGACAAGAACCTGTTGCGCGAGAAGGACGACAATCTGTCCGGCGACGATGTTCGTGAGGGCCTGACCGCCGTCATTTCCGTGAAGCTCGGAGAACCGCAGTTCGAGGGGCAGACGAAGACCAAGCTCGGCAACACCGAGGCGAAGGCGTTCGTGCAGAAGGTCGTCGGCGAGCAGTTGGGCGACTGGTTCGAGCGAAATCCGAACTCGGCGAAGGACGTGATCCGTAAGGCGATCCAGGCCGCAACTGCTCGACTCGCGGCGCGGAAGGCACGTGAGACGGCACGTCGTAAAGGACTCCTCGAATCCGGGGGAATGCCGGGCAAGCTCTCCGACTGCACGAGCAAGGATCCGACCATCTCTGAGATCTTCATCGTCGAGGGCGACTCGGCAGGCGGGTCCGCGAAGACAGGCCGTGATCCGTTCACACAGGCGATCCTGCCGCTGCGCGGCAAGATCCTGAATGTGGAGAAGGCGCGACTGGATCGTGCGCTGAACAACGCCGAGGTCCAGGCGATGATCACGGCATTCGGTGCCGGCATCGGAGAGGACTTCGATCCGGAGAAGGCGCGGTACCACAAGATCGTGCTCATGGCCGACGCTGACGTCGACGGTCAGCACATCACGACGCTCTTGCTGACGCTCCTGTTCCGCTACATGCGTCCGCTTATCGACCTGGGGTACGTCTACCTTGCGCAGCCGCCGCTGTACCGCATCAAGTGGGCGAACGCCGAAGACGAGTACGTCTTCAGCGATGCTGAACGGGACATCCGCCTCGCGGCAGGCACGAGTAACGGTCGCCGGCTCGTGAAGGAGAGCGGCGTGCAGCGATACAAGGGCCTCGGCGAGATGAACCACGAGGAACTGTGGGAGACCACGATGAACCCCACCACTCGCACCCTCCTCCAGGTCACTATGGAGGACGCCGCCATCGCCGACGAGATCTTCGCGACCCTCATGGGCGAAGACGTCGAAGCCCGCCGTAATTTCATCCAGCAGAACGCGAAGGACGTGCGTTTCCTTGACATCTGAAAACGATCTTCCGGAAGAGCAGATCATCGAACCCGAACAGGTCGACGGCCACGGGCGGATCGATCAGGTCGATCTGCAGCTCGAGATGCAGCGGTCGTACCTCGACTATGCGATGAGCGTGATCGTTGGGCGTGCCCTGCCCGACGTACGTGACGGCCTGAAGCCGGTGCACCGCCGCGTGATCTACACGATGTACGACGGCGGATACCGGCCGGACAAGGCGTTCTCGAAGTGCACTCGCGTCATCGGCGACGTGATGGGCCAGTTCCACCCGCACGGTGACAGCGCAGTCTACGACTCGCTGGTCCGCCTCGTACAGCCCTGGTCGATGCGCTACCCGCTGGCACTGGGGCAGGGGAACTTCGGATCACCCGGTAACGACGGCGCCGCGGCTCACCGGTACACGGAGACCAAGATGTCCCCGCTCGCCATGGAGATGGTGCGGGACATCGACGAGGACACCGTCGACTTCCACGACAACTACGATGGCCGTACGCAGGAGCCCAGCGTTCTGACGAGCCGCTTCCCCAACCTCCTCGTGAACGGGTCGGTTGGCATCGCTGTCGGTATGGCGACGAACATCCCGCCGCACAACCTGCGGGAGGTCGCAGAGGGTGCTCGTTGGCACCTCGACCACCCGGAGGCAACGCGCGAGGAGCTACAGGACGCGCTTATCGAGCGGATCAAGGGACCCGACTTTCCGACGGGAGCTCAGATTCTGGGAACGCGCGGCATCCGCGACGCGTACCGCACGGGGCGCGGGTCGATCACGATGCGCGCGGTCGTCGATATCGAGGAGATCCACGGCCGGAACTGCCTGGTCATCACCGAACTGCCGTACCAGGTGAACCCGGACAACCTCGCCGTCAAGATCGCCGACCTGGTCAAGGAGAACAAGGTCCAGGGCATCGCCGACATCCGCGACGAGTCGAGCGGCCGCACAGGTCAGCGCCTCGTCGTCGTGCTGAAGCGCGACGCCATTCCGAAGGTCGTGCTCAACAACCTGTACAAGCACACGCAGCTGCAGGAGAACTTCGGCGCGAATATGCTGGCGATCGTCGACGGCGTGCCGCGCACGCTTTCGATCGACGGCTTCATTCTCGCCTGGGTGAAGTTCCAGGTCGAGATCATTGTGCGCCGCACGGAGTACCGCCTGAAGAAGGCTGAGGCCGAAGCGCACATTCAGCGTGGCTATCTCAAGGCGCTCGACGCGCTCGACGAGGTCATCGCACTGATTCGCCGGTCGCCCACCGTCGACGAAGCGCGCGAGGGGCTGATGGGGCTGCTCGATGTGGATCAGATCCAGGCGGATGCGATCCTCGGCCTGCAGCTGCGTCGTCTGGCCGCTCTCGAGCGCCAGAAGATCCTCGACCTGGCTGCCAAGCTCGAAGCTCAGATCGCCGAGTACCACCAGATCCTCGCATCGCCCTCGCAGCAGCGCGAGATCGTCGGCGAGGAACTCGACGAGATCGTGCAGAAGTTCGGTGACGAGCGGCGCACCGAGATCATGCACGGGTTCGACGGCGACATGTCGATGGAAGACCTCATTCCGGAAGAGGAGATGGTCGTCACCGTCACGCGCGGCGGGTACGTCAAGCGCACGCGGATCGACAACTACCGAACCCAGCACCGCGGAGGCAAGGGCGTGCGCGGTGCGCAATTGCGCGCAGACGACATCGTCGAGCACTTCTTCGTCACCACGACGCACCACTGGCTCCTGTTCTTCACGAACACGGGGCGCGTCTATCGGGCGAAGACGTATGAGATCCCGGAGGGCGGTCGCGACTCGAAGGGTCAGCACCTCGCCAACCTGCTCGCGCTCGCGCCCGAGGAGACCGTGACGCAGATTCTCGACCTCCGAGAGTTCCACAGCGGATTCCTCGTCCTCGCCACGCGCGAGGGACTCGTCAAGAAGACGGTTCTCGAGGAGTACGACACGAATCGTACGGGGGGCATTATCGCCATTCGCCTCCGCGAGGGCGACGAACTCGTCTCGGCATTCATCGCCGATGCGGACAACGATGTGCTCCTGATCTCCCGACAGGGGATGTCGGTGCGCTTCACCGCCTCCGACCAGGCACTCCGCCCCATGGGCCGCTCGACGAGCGGCGTGCGCGGAATGAAGTTCCGCGAGGGCGACGCCCTGCTGACGGCGCGCCGAATCGACGATGACGGGTACGTCTTCGTCGTCACCGAGGGCGGTTACGCGAAGCGGACGGCTGTGGACGAGTACCGCGTGCAGGGTCGTGGCGGGTATGGCATCAAGGTCGCGAAGCTCGATGAGAACCGTGGGAACCTCGTGGGCGGACTCATCGTCGGCGAGACGGACGAGGTGCTCGTTGTTCTGGCAACCGGCAAGGTTGTACGGTCGAATGTGGCAGAAGTTCCGGCGAAGGGCAGGAACACCATGGGGGTCGTGTTTGCGCGATTCCCAGAGGGTGATCGTATTATTGGCATCGCGCGGAATTCCGAGCGCGGGCTCGAGAGCGACGATACCGAGCCGGAGAACGAGATCGCTGAGAGCAAGGAAGACGTGAATGAGTAACACTGTCGCCGACAAACTGGCGCGGAAGACCCGCAAGAAGGCGCCGTCCAAGCAGGTGCGCCTGAAGCTGGTCTACATCGACTTCTGGTCTGCGGTGAAGTTCTCGTGTCTCCTCTCGGTGTGCATCGCCGTGGTGAGCGTCGTGTCCACCATCCTCATCTACGTGGTGCTCGTACAGACGGGCGTCATGGATCAGGCGGATTCGCTCTTCATGGACATCGTCGGTGAAGAGAACAGCCTGCTCAATATCCTGGGCTTCCCCCAGGTGGCCGGGTTCGCCATCGTCGTGGGGATCCTGAACGTCATCGTCGGCACCGCGCTCGGAGCGATCGCGGCGCTGGTGTACAACCTGCTGGTGCGCGTGCTGGGCGGCTTCCAGCTCGGGTTCACGAGCAACTAAGGCGTGGCTCGCCGGTGCGCGGTCCGGATTTCATTTTCGGCCGCGCATCCGGTAGAGTCATTTCTTGGTCACGGGGCTATAGCTCAGGCGGTTAGAGCGCTTCACTGATAATGAAGAGGTCCCAGGTTCAAGTCCTGGTAGCCCCACCAACACTGAAGAGGCAAGCGGTTCACCCGCTTGCCTCTTCTCGTTTCTTCCTTCGCTGGCGTCAGCCGTCGGTGCGGCGCTGCCGCCGTGTCGCGGCGAGGTCGAAGGCGCCGACCACCGCAGCGAGAGCGACCACGACGAGGATCGCCGCGAAGCCGACGGCGAGTGCGACGTCCCACCCCGAGCTGACGGCCACGCCGAACGCGAGACTCGTGATGACCGCGATACCGATCGAGGTACCGATGCGCTGGCCCGTCTGCAGCACGCCTCCGGCGCTGCCGGCGTAGCGAAGCGGCACTTCCGAGAGTGTGAGCGTCTGGTTGGGGGAGACTACGAGGCCCTGGCCGATACCGGTCAGCATGAGCGTGCCGAGCAGCCACCACTCATTGACGCCGGCCTCGCCATGCAGGAGGGCGACCCCGGCGCTGAGCACGAGACCGAGAGCGCCGATCCCGAGGCCCCACAGAACGATGACGCGACCGACGCGTACGACGTAGCGGCCGGCGATCGGAGCGGTGATCGCCCCCGCGAGTGCGGCCGGGAGGCCGATGAGGCCCGCCGTGAGAGCGTCATGGCCGAGCCCGATCTGCATGTACTGGGCGACGAGCAACCAGATGCTCGTGAAACCGACGAAATAGAGGC
It encodes the following:
- the recF gene encoding DNA replication/repair protein RecF; its protein translation is MRVAHLSLADFRNYHHAELPLAPGANLIVGRNGQGKTNLVEAIGYFSGLRSHRVSQDAPMIRAGADAAISRMRVAVGEREVLLELQLNRDRPNRGQVNRGSVPPREVTRWFSSVLFAPEDLWIVRGDPSTRRRFLDEAVAAYRPAMSGVLADYERVLRQRTTLLKSARGGGSRRSAAEATIGVWDEQLVEFGSRIIIARRELLARLSGPGRDAYHALVNADHGFALAMKETVAAPSVSRETVAAESTTSTSTVSRETVAQEFWNSLQSARDQEFERGLTLVGPHRDDLLLSLNDLPVKGFASHGETWSFVLALRLAIAQVLREDDPAGDPVIILDDVFAELDSARRARLMAAVQDFEQVIVTAAVRDDVPEHAGWRIAEISGGQIIEGTDPSEPENAFERTISEGSIAESPGRSTEDRND
- a CDS encoding DUF721 domain-containing protein; the encoded protein is MTDGVLSFTSESYLHAKSVWKGVPIRRTGRRTVEQTGESVPFGKGREPKPLESVLQLTARQMGWIEELSQAQIITDWSTFVGDRLAGHTEIVGIQHGILQVQCDSTSWATELRRLRGEILTRMMEEYPDAAISDIRFLAPGAPTWRHGPRSVRGRGPRDTYG
- the gyrB gene encoding DNA topoisomerase (ATP-hydrolyzing) subunit B: MSSDTSASTDEYGAGAIQVLEGLEAVRKRPGMYIGSTGPRGLHHLVSEIVDNSVDEALAGYCDTIDVTILADGGVRVIDNGRGIPVDMHPIEGKSTVEVVLTVLHAGGKFGGGGYAVSGGLHGVGSSVVNALSTRFEVSVSRQGFTWNMSFTNSVPDAPLSQGEPTDATGTTITFWPSPEIFETVDFDYATLRTRFQQMAFLNKGLRIKITDERPQTPVEDEGGEDVTPAVLHDEFFYERGIEDYVEHLNSTKRAELVHDDIIAIEAEDTSRKIAVEMALQWTTAFSESVHTYANTINTHEGGTHEEGFRAALTSLVNRYARDKNLLREKDDNLSGDDVREGLTAVISVKLGEPQFEGQTKTKLGNTEAKAFVQKVVGEQLGDWFERNPNSAKDVIRKAIQAATARLAARKARETARRKGLLESGGMPGKLSDCTSKDPTISEIFIVEGDSAGGSAKTGRDPFTQAILPLRGKILNVEKARLDRALNNAEVQAMITAFGAGIGEDFDPEKARYHKIVLMADADVDGQHITTLLLTLLFRYMRPLIDLGYVYLAQPPLYRIKWANAEDEYVFSDAERDIRLAAGTSNGRRLVKESGVQRYKGLGEMNHEELWETTMNPTTRTLLQVTMEDAAIADEIFATLMGEDVEARRNFIQQNAKDVRFLDI
- the gyrA gene encoding DNA gyrase subunit A; the protein is MTSENDLPEEQIIEPEQVDGHGRIDQVDLQLEMQRSYLDYAMSVIVGRALPDVRDGLKPVHRRVIYTMYDGGYRPDKAFSKCTRVIGDVMGQFHPHGDSAVYDSLVRLVQPWSMRYPLALGQGNFGSPGNDGAAAHRYTETKMSPLAMEMVRDIDEDTVDFHDNYDGRTQEPSVLTSRFPNLLVNGSVGIAVGMATNIPPHNLREVAEGARWHLDHPEATREELQDALIERIKGPDFPTGAQILGTRGIRDAYRTGRGSITMRAVVDIEEIHGRNCLVITELPYQVNPDNLAVKIADLVKENKVQGIADIRDESSGRTGQRLVVVLKRDAIPKVVLNNLYKHTQLQENFGANMLAIVDGVPRTLSIDGFILAWVKFQVEIIVRRTEYRLKKAEAEAHIQRGYLKALDALDEVIALIRRSPTVDEAREGLMGLLDVDQIQADAILGLQLRRLAALERQKILDLAAKLEAQIAEYHQILASPSQQREIVGEELDEIVQKFGDERRTEIMHGFDGDMSMEDLIPEEEMVVTVTRGGYVKRTRIDNYRTQHRGGKGVRGAQLRADDIVEHFFVTTTHHWLLFFTNTGRVYRAKTYEIPEGGRDSKGQHLANLLALAPEETVTQILDLREFHSGFLVLATREGLVKKTVLEEYDTNRTGGIIAIRLREGDELVSAFIADADNDVLLISRQGMSVRFTASDQALRPMGRSTSGVRGMKFREGDALLTARRIDDDGYVFVVTEGGYAKRTAVDEYRVQGRGGYGIKVAKLDENRGNLVGGLIVGETDEVLVVLATGKVVRSNVAEVPAKGRNTMGVVFARFPEGDRIIGIARNSERGLESDDTEPENEIAESKEDVNE
- a CDS encoding DUF3566 domain-containing protein; the protein is MSNTVADKLARKTRKKAPSKQVRLKLVYIDFWSAVKFSCLLSVCIAVVSVVSTILIYVVLVQTGVMDQADSLFMDIVGEENSLLNILGFPQVAGFAIVVGILNVIVGTALGAIAALVYNLLVRVLGGFQLGFTSN